Proteins found in one Kineosporia sp. NBRC 101731 genomic segment:
- a CDS encoding RICIN domain-containing protein: MTEKPNSPRPPAGDAGQQDGKPDEHAEFLESWNRSLLGRRPSITLPWRGLRGVAVIGVSFVAVVGVVLGGMATVQAMSRPDADKAALTSNSLPTSTASSTPTGLVSPTSGPTRTKARQRNGEEAVRTRTRTVTQAAAGSTAGTARPKTKETTEPSAKKTATQQAAAGATTKAKKSNVAAVGLVKNLITGFCLDLPGQSTPAENVLVQQDTCVSGTGDNQEFQTVSASNGSFLLRQSTSRWCLDATGSGSVLAGTPVNTHTCLAGAADNQMFVKEASGSGFFLVNVKSGLCLDVSNDDGIDQPGAKLTLSNCSSQDDHIWTFTG, from the coding sequence GTGACAGAGAAGCCGAATTCCCCTCGCCCGCCAGCAGGTGACGCCGGCCAGCAGGATGGCAAGCCCGACGAACACGCCGAGTTTCTCGAGTCGTGGAACCGGTCGCTCCTCGGGCGCCGTCCCTCGATCACGCTGCCCTGGCGCGGGCTACGGGGTGTGGCCGTGATCGGTGTCTCGTTCGTCGCAGTTGTTGGCGTGGTCCTGGGCGGCATGGCCACGGTTCAGGCAATGTCCCGGCCCGACGCCGACAAGGCGGCTCTCACCTCCAACAGTCTGCCCACCTCCACCGCCTCCTCCACCCCGACCGGCCTGGTGAGCCCCACATCCGGGCCCACCCGGACGAAGGCCCGGCAGCGCAACGGTGAGGAGGCGGTCAGGACCCGCACCCGTACGGTCACTCAAGCGGCTGCAGGCTCCACCGCCGGTACCGCACGGCCGAAGACGAAGGAAACGACCGAACCCAGCGCGAAGAAGACCGCCACGCAGCAGGCGGCAGCCGGAGCGACGACGAAGGCGAAGAAGTCCAACGTCGCGGCGGTCGGTCTGGTGAAAAACCTGATCACCGGCTTCTGCCTGGACCTGCCGGGCCAGTCCACGCCGGCCGAGAACGTTCTGGTGCAACAAGATACCTGTGTCAGTGGGACCGGTGACAACCAGGAGTTCCAGACCGTCTCCGCCTCGAACGGAAGTTTCCTGCTGCGCCAGAGCACCTCCCGCTGGTGCCTGGACGCCACCGGGTCCGGCAGCGTGCTGGCGGGAACTCCGGTGAACACCCACACCTGCCTGGCCGGGGCTGCCGACAACCAGATGTTCGTCAAAGAAGCGTCCGGATCTGGATTCTTCCTGGTCAACGTCAAAAGTGGCCTTTGCCTAGATGTCTCGAACGACGACGGCATCGATCAGCCCGGTGCCAAGCTGACATTGTCGAACTGCTCCAGCCAGGACGACCACATCTGGACCTTCACCGGCTGA
- a CDS encoding NUDIX hydrolase, translating into MDHRNLQKSEVPEWTHGDWVQIYVDRDPQDHENGFARIVENWGIPGVAVIPIRGRSIGMVQLYRPPITRSMLEIPRGMGHSEDLRAEAVRELQEETGLKIAPDALIDLGAVFPNGGLLATQIRLFAAVVPDTEAPTTPEDVNEIDQFLWVPVEDLLGTIRESSNDPHCTRDAITDVALLRALLAGLLPAVGL; encoded by the coding sequence GTGGATCACCGGAACCTGCAGAAGTCCGAAGTTCCCGAGTGGACGCACGGCGACTGGGTGCAGATCTACGTGGACCGTGATCCTCAAGACCACGAGAACGGGTTCGCTCGGATCGTGGAGAACTGGGGCATCCCCGGGGTGGCCGTCATCCCGATCCGCGGCCGGTCCATCGGCATGGTGCAGCTGTACCGCCCCCCGATCACTCGGTCGATGCTCGAGATTCCGCGTGGTATGGGCCATTCCGAAGATCTGAGGGCCGAGGCCGTGCGCGAGCTCCAGGAAGAGACCGGCCTGAAAATCGCTCCCGATGCTCTCATCGACCTGGGTGCGGTCTTCCCCAACGGCGGCCTGCTGGCCACTCAGATCCGGCTGTTCGCGGCCGTGGTGCCCGACACCGAGGCACCAACGACGCCCGAAGACGTGAACGAGATCGACCAGTTCCTGTGGGTGCCGGTCGAAGATCTCCTGGGCACCATCCGGGAATCGAGCAACGACCCGCACTGCACCCGCGACGCCATCACCGATGTCGCCCTGCTGCGCGCTCTCCTGGCCGGACTGCTTCCCGCGGTCGGCCTGTGA
- a CDS encoding tetratricopeptide repeat protein: protein MFLGIGAVAGLFIAVALTMLDDEEPAEVVADHPVTDTNVPTVLRTLPTPALAFVDREQESDALIARCRQILASGLPLPVQALDGMPGVGKSTFATHVAHLLTGDFPDGQVFMNLDGYTPGRDPVNPAEALSSLLVILGVPASAIPQGVDDQATVRARSLVWRALVADQRLIIVFDNVRSYAQVEPLLPESPRSLVLVTSRRRLFELAESAQVLDVLPLTHAADLFLNLAGRDPRTLPRDRVEVVTAMCGNLPLAISLLAARFRYHPSWTIEDLIIRLTQVRDRLPHYLAGENGVSSVLDLSFDELPVSRQNFVLYLGTFAGSDLDAPIAAALAGTEMFTAVDEIESLHADHLLEETDAGRYRFHDLVRAYASARSQMHLSPTLRDMAGDRVESYYLEKANAADRWLGRVRPTPRTEQFPADPDEPRNREDALRWFERHRGNLLAVLQTGAERGNHETTVLLCSALSAFLQHAGPWDQAVKVQEIAIDSAQMIGDPIEEGRALARLGLLYRLQAKYALARGSLEKAVALLAGSAAPADESFALNHLGIVEFLASRYQQAEQCQRRALSAALTANDPLTHAGALHDLGMVLRINGKFAESAQAQSQAQSIFGELGDTYGQANALRDLGLVESARGNYAAALGNQEQALAIYRMLGDRVHQGYALNECGTVLRIRGRLTEAEAAHREALGLYEDVGDRFGEANSLRGLGILAREQGDLPAALATLRRAVEIYDDVDSSSGIGTSTRELALTEYLLGRPIEADDLFDQALQIQRDLEDRLNEAVTLNSWGRCLLEREDDRAEDIFATALELAQTLGARLEIAKSTEGLAVLHARAGHGDGRALEQCAQEYHDMGLSDRAVRAVSLAAQFTTPEDESTPERL, encoded by the coding sequence GTGTTCCTGGGCATCGGAGCCGTCGCCGGGTTGTTCATTGCGGTCGCCCTCACCATGCTCGACGACGAGGAACCGGCAGAAGTCGTAGCCGATCATCCCGTCACCGACACCAATGTGCCGACAGTTCTTCGTACGCTTCCCACCCCGGCCCTTGCCTTCGTCGACCGCGAACAGGAATCCGATGCCCTGATCGCTCGGTGCCGGCAGATCCTGGCATCAGGCCTGCCGTTGCCGGTTCAGGCCTTGGACGGAATGCCGGGGGTAGGGAAGTCGACGTTCGCCACACACGTGGCGCACCTACTCACAGGGGATTTCCCCGACGGTCAGGTATTCATGAACCTGGACGGTTATACGCCGGGCCGAGATCCGGTCAACCCGGCCGAGGCGCTGTCGTCCCTGCTGGTCATTCTGGGAGTACCGGCATCCGCCATCCCCCAGGGAGTCGATGACCAGGCCACCGTCCGTGCCCGGAGTCTGGTGTGGCGTGCCCTTGTCGCTGATCAGCGGCTGATCATTGTTTTCGACAATGTCCGCAGCTACGCCCAGGTCGAGCCTTTGCTGCCGGAGTCACCGAGAAGCCTCGTTCTGGTGACCAGCCGACGACGGTTGTTCGAGCTCGCCGAGTCCGCGCAGGTTCTGGATGTCTTACCCTTGACCCACGCCGCCGATCTGTTCCTGAATCTCGCCGGCCGCGATCCTCGGACTCTGCCGCGCGACCGGGTCGAGGTCGTCACCGCGATGTGCGGCAATCTGCCCCTGGCCATCTCGCTCCTTGCCGCCCGGTTTCGCTACCACCCGTCATGGACGATCGAAGACCTGATCATCCGACTGACCCAGGTCCGGGATCGCCTTCCGCACTACCTGGCCGGTGAGAACGGCGTCTCCAGCGTGCTCGATCTGTCCTTCGACGAGCTGCCTGTCTCTCGCCAGAACTTCGTCCTGTATCTGGGAACCTTCGCCGGTTCGGATCTCGATGCCCCTATCGCCGCGGCTCTGGCGGGCACCGAGATGTTTACAGCGGTCGATGAGATCGAGTCACTCCACGCTGATCACCTTCTCGAAGAGACCGACGCCGGACGCTATCGATTTCACGACCTGGTGCGTGCCTACGCATCAGCCCGCTCGCAGATGCACCTGAGCCCGACCCTGAGGGATATGGCGGGTGACCGCGTGGAGTCGTACTACCTGGAGAAGGCGAACGCGGCTGATCGCTGGCTCGGGCGTGTACGGCCGACGCCGAGAACCGAACAGTTCCCGGCTGATCCCGACGAACCACGTAACCGTGAGGACGCCCTCCGGTGGTTCGAGCGTCACCGTGGAAATCTTCTGGCAGTACTGCAGACCGGGGCGGAGAGGGGAAACCACGAGACGACCGTGCTGCTCTGTTCCGCGCTCTCCGCCTTCCTGCAGCATGCCGGCCCTTGGGACCAAGCGGTCAAGGTCCAGGAGATCGCCATCGACAGCGCTCAGATGATCGGCGACCCGATCGAAGAGGGAAGGGCTCTGGCCCGTCTGGGACTTCTGTATCGACTCCAGGCGAAATATGCTCTGGCACGCGGTTCCCTGGAGAAGGCTGTAGCTCTGCTCGCCGGATCGGCAGCCCCGGCGGACGAATCCTTCGCCTTGAACCATCTGGGCATCGTCGAATTTCTGGCCTCCCGCTACCAGCAGGCCGAGCAATGTCAGCGCCGAGCGCTGAGCGCGGCGCTGACAGCCAATGACCCGCTGACCCATGCAGGAGCCCTGCACGACCTGGGCATGGTGCTGCGGATCAATGGAAAGTTCGCCGAGTCGGCGCAGGCCCAGTCACAGGCCCAGAGCATCTTCGGTGAGCTCGGAGACACCTACGGCCAGGCGAACGCGCTCCGCGACCTTGGCCTGGTGGAATCCGCCCGAGGCAACTACGCCGCCGCATTGGGCAATCAGGAGCAGGCTCTCGCGATCTACCGGATGCTCGGCGACCGTGTTCACCAGGGGTACGCCCTGAACGAATGCGGAACCGTTCTGCGTATCCGCGGCCGTCTGACCGAGGCCGAAGCGGCTCACCGCGAGGCGCTGGGCCTGTACGAGGATGTCGGCGACCGCTTCGGTGAAGCCAACTCCCTGCGCGGCCTGGGTATCTTGGCCCGTGAGCAGGGTGACCTCCCAGCTGCTCTGGCCACGCTCCGCAGAGCCGTCGAGATTTATGACGATGTGGACAGCTCCTCGGGGATAGGCACGAGCACCCGTGAACTCGCCCTGACCGAGTACCTTCTCGGACGGCCTATCGAGGCCGATGACCTGTTCGACCAGGCCTTGCAGATTCAGCGCGACCTGGAAGATCGTCTCAACGAAGCGGTAACGCTCAATAGCTGGGGCAGATGTCTTCTCGAGCGTGAAGACGACCGCGCAGAAGACATCTTCGCAACGGCCCTAGAGCTGGCGCAGACACTTGGAGCCCGCCTGGAGATCGCCAAAAGCACGGAAGGGCTCGCTGTACTCCATGCACGCGCAGGTCACGGCGATGGCCGCGCCTTGGAACAATGTGCTCAGGAATATCACGACATGGGGTTGTCAGACCGGGCCGTTCGGGCGGTGTCGCTGGCCGCGCAGTTCACGACGCCGGAAGACGAGAGCACCCCGGAACGCCTTTAA
- a CDS encoding GNAT family N-acetyltransferase produces the protein MTTLDATLRSAEEQDLDAIVELLGDIEKYYGAVHIDSTEVLTAQTRRALFGDFPMAQALVCFDGSSQALIGFASYSFLWPASGATHTLFVKELFVAESHRGKGLGTLLFEQILQIANSREDCSRVEWTADRNNPTATRFYTAQGFKEDEGKVYYRWSKPEQ, from the coding sequence ATGACCACCTTGGATGCAACACTCCGATCAGCTGAAGAACAAGACCTCGATGCCATCGTCGAATTACTCGGGGATATTGAAAAGTATTACGGTGCAGTCCATATTGATTCCACTGAGGTCTTGACCGCCCAAACCCGTCGGGCCCTGTTCGGCGACTTCCCGATGGCGCAGGCGTTGGTCTGCTTCGACGGCTCGAGCCAGGCGCTCATAGGCTTTGCCTCGTATTCATTTCTCTGGCCGGCCTCCGGAGCCACCCATACCCTCTTCGTCAAAGAGCTGTTCGTGGCCGAGAGCCATCGCGGAAAAGGTCTGGGCACGTTGCTCTTCGAGCAGATACTGCAGATCGCGAATTCGCGCGAGGACTGTTCGCGGGTGGAATGGACCGCCGACCGCAACAACCCCACAGCCACACGGTTCTACACTGCTCAGGGATTCAAAGAGGACGAGGGCAAGGTCTACTACCGTTGGTCGAAACCCGAACAGTGA
- a CDS encoding FxsB family cyclophane-forming radical SAM/SPASM peptide maturase, which produces MPVNTFVLKVANRCNIDCDYCYVFNSADQVARTLPARMSSAVVTATTDRIREYCESQGLATVNVVFHGGEPLLLGLRRMRELLSDIRSRLAPVQVSYVLQTNGVLVDERWADLFSEYQVKVGVSLDGPPEVNDLHRRGHRGQSTAAGAAEGVRLLRQKDDVLAGVLAVIDLRADPVATYDYLADLGAPMIDFALPHATHQAPPLRTPGHAAEYGRWLCDVFDRWHTSPGRVRVRMFDDIVALRLGARGAVDSLGLAGSGMVTIESDGGIEGYDALRAVRPGESQLGLSVFENTLEDACGHPGLNDRVSGSWDDLGEVCRSCELVSICGGGYKPHRFAVGTGYLNPSVYCDDLQVLIRHVASATERRLTAISPT; this is translated from the coding sequence GTGCCGGTCAACACGTTCGTTCTCAAGGTCGCGAACCGCTGCAACATCGATTGCGACTACTGCTACGTCTTCAACTCCGCCGACCAGGTCGCGCGGACGCTACCGGCGCGCATGAGTAGCGCGGTGGTGACCGCGACGACCGACAGAATTCGGGAGTACTGCGAAAGCCAGGGCCTGGCAACGGTCAACGTCGTTTTTCACGGTGGCGAGCCGTTGCTTCTGGGATTACGGCGAATGCGCGAACTGCTGTCGGACATCAGGTCGCGATTGGCCCCCGTCCAGGTGTCGTACGTCTTGCAGACCAACGGTGTCCTGGTCGACGAGCGCTGGGCGGATCTGTTCAGTGAGTATCAGGTCAAGGTCGGAGTGAGCCTGGACGGGCCTCCCGAAGTCAACGACCTGCATCGTCGAGGGCATCGCGGCCAGTCCACAGCGGCGGGCGCGGCCGAGGGCGTACGACTGCTCCGGCAGAAAGACGACGTGCTGGCCGGTGTGCTGGCGGTGATAGACCTGCGGGCCGATCCAGTAGCGACGTACGACTATCTTGCCGACCTGGGCGCACCGATGATCGACTTCGCTCTCCCCCACGCGACCCATCAGGCGCCACCTCTACGAACTCCGGGGCACGCAGCCGAGTACGGGCGGTGGCTGTGCGATGTGTTCGATCGATGGCACACCAGCCCGGGCCGGGTCCGTGTGCGCATGTTCGACGACATCGTGGCTCTGCGGCTGGGAGCTCGCGGAGCGGTCGATTCTCTCGGGCTGGCCGGGTCGGGCATGGTCACGATCGAGTCCGACGGCGGCATCGAGGGGTATGACGCTCTGCGCGCTGTCCGCCCGGGTGAAAGCCAGCTGGGGCTGTCTGTCTTCGAGAACACGCTTGAGGACGCCTGTGGGCACCCGGGCCTGAACGATCGGGTCAGTGGATCATGGGACGACCTTGGTGAGGTATGCCGTTCCTGTGAACTGGTATCCATCTGCGGCGGCGGGTACAAGCCCCATCGTTTCGCCGTCGGGACCGGTTACCTCAATCCATCGGTGTACTGCGACGACCTGCAGGTCTTGATCAGGCATGTGGCCAGCGCGACCGAAAGGCGTCTAACGGCCATCTCGCCGACCTGA
- a CDS encoding TetR/AcrR family transcriptional regulator: MTVPGTPGRPRRADARRNTEGIRRAALDVFRSGGLNSPLEEVAQAAGVSKGTIYHRFGSRRGLIDAVVDELVAERIQDIIATVEQLHDPRDRFEQYLLGIWLLQFDEPAANDVLMRTTPDSEPLSHLCAGAQQFASGLLCAAQQAGTVRADITPDDINQLILERGVVVRACDQQPRDDYRRRLRFVLDGLLVNTRN, from the coding sequence GTGACCGTTCCGGGGACGCCGGGCCGGCCTCGGCGGGCCGATGCCCGGCGCAACACCGAGGGCATCCGCCGGGCCGCGCTCGACGTCTTCCGCTCCGGCGGCCTCAACTCCCCCCTGGAAGAGGTCGCCCAGGCCGCCGGGGTCAGCAAAGGCACCATCTACCACCGATTCGGCAGCCGCCGCGGCCTGATCGACGCGGTCGTCGACGAGCTGGTGGCCGAGCGCATCCAGGACATCATCGCGACGGTGGAACAACTGCACGACCCCCGGGACCGGTTCGAGCAGTATCTGCTGGGCATCTGGCTCCTGCAGTTCGACGAGCCGGCCGCGAACGACGTCCTGATGCGCACGACCCCCGACTCCGAACCCCTCAGCCACCTGTGTGCCGGTGCCCAGCAGTTCGCCTCCGGCCTGCTCTGCGCCGCGCAACAGGCGGGCACGGTACGGGCCGACATCACCCCGGACGACATCAACCAGCTGATCCTGGAACGCGGCGTGGTGGTGCGGGCCTGCGACCAGCAGCCCCGCGACGACTACCGGCGCCGGCTGCGGTTCGTTCTGGACGGGCTGCTGGTCAACACCCGCAACTGA
- a CDS encoding DsbA family oxidoreductase — protein sequence MAGAFGPAAEPITIDVWSDVVCPFCYLGDAHLQQAIEAFPHASSVQVRYHSFQLHPGAVETRPVTEYLIKDRGMSPDQLAASHQHLTAQGAEAGLDYRFADSLVFNTKDAHRLIHFAKAEGRDHEMVLRLFRAEFTEGLDLADHGVLADLAVELGFSREAVIAALSSDAYEADFEADVAAAQQMGINGVPFFVFDGKRAISGAQPVEMFRRALDLSWQDRAAQPA from the coding sequence ATGGCGGGGGCATTCGGGCCCGCCGCGGAGCCGATCACCATCGACGTCTGGAGCGACGTCGTCTGCCCGTTCTGCTACCTGGGCGACGCCCATCTCCAGCAGGCGATCGAGGCGTTCCCCCACGCGTCCTCGGTTCAGGTGCGCTACCACAGCTTCCAGCTGCACCCCGGGGCCGTCGAGACCCGCCCGGTCACCGAGTACCTGATCAAAGACCGGGGCATGTCCCCCGATCAGCTGGCCGCCTCGCACCAGCACCTCACCGCCCAGGGCGCCGAGGCCGGGCTGGACTACCGCTTCGCCGACTCGCTGGTCTTCAACACCAAAGACGCGCACCGGCTGATCCACTTCGCGAAGGCGGAGGGGCGCGACCACGAGATGGTACTGCGCCTGTTCCGCGCCGAGTTCACCGAGGGCCTCGACCTCGCCGACCACGGCGTCCTCGCCGATCTGGCTGTCGAACTGGGCTTTTCGCGCGAGGCCGTGATCGCCGCCCTGAGTAGCGACGCGTACGAGGCCGACTTCGAGGCCGATGTCGCCGCCGCCCAGCAGATGGGCATCAATGGCGTGCCGTTCTTCGTGTTCGACGGCAAGCGCGCGATCTCCGGTGCCCAGCCCGTCGAAATGTTCCGCCGGGCACTGGATCTGTCCTGGCAAGACCGGGCCGCACAGCCCGCGTGA